From the genome of Haloferax mediterranei ATCC 33500, one region includes:
- a CDS encoding MFS transporter → METRQDAVDTFDSFRQFIGLERDVFVLSLAMFAFSLSFQMTGRYIPEYLRVLGSGATVVGLYGSVGNLIGALYPYPGGALSDRLGSRLSLTLFGTLSSAGFLLWFVAPEVPPVTLAGVSLDPWIWIFVGLFLTQAWKSFGLGATFAIVKQSVPPERLAMGFASTEIFRRIGFLLGPLIAAALLAVTANFVDGFQYVLVVAAAFGIVATIAQHFLYDADEDSIGKSFEGFAQLRDDLQSLPETLRPLLIADTLIRFANGMVYVFFVIVVTDFLKVGFTGFGVSLRPDAFFGILLGVEMVVALLTKLPVSKLAERTGLKPVVGLGFSVYAIFPVLLIFAPRNQWVLVALFAFSGLRFAGLPAHKALIVGPAERNAGGRVTGAYYLIRNTVVIPSAALGGWLYANDPTVAFSVASLVGIAGVGYFALRGKEFEAYASGA, encoded by the coding sequence ATGGAAACACGTCAGGACGCCGTCGATACTTTCGATTCGTTCCGGCAGTTCATCGGTCTCGAACGCGACGTATTCGTCCTCTCCTTGGCGATGTTCGCGTTCAGCCTGTCGTTTCAGATGACCGGACGGTATATCCCCGAATACCTCCGGGTTCTCGGGTCTGGCGCGACTGTCGTCGGATTGTACGGCAGTGTGGGAAACCTCATCGGCGCGCTCTATCCCTACCCGGGCGGGGCACTCTCCGATAGGCTCGGGTCGCGCCTCTCACTCACGCTGTTCGGAACGCTCTCTTCCGCTGGGTTTCTTCTCTGGTTCGTCGCTCCTGAGGTTCCGCCGGTGACGCTTGCGGGCGTCTCGCTCGACCCGTGGATTTGGATATTTGTCGGCCTCTTTCTCACGCAGGCGTGGAAGTCGTTCGGCTTGGGTGCGACGTTCGCTATCGTCAAGCAGAGCGTTCCGCCCGAGCGGTTGGCGATGGGCTTTGCGAGCACCGAGATATTCCGGCGAATCGGGTTCCTCCTTGGGCCACTCATCGCGGCCGCGTTGTTGGCAGTGACGGCGAACTTCGTTGACGGGTTCCAGTACGTCCTCGTCGTCGCTGCGGCCTTCGGTATCGTCGCAACGATTGCGCAGCACTTCCTCTACGACGCCGACGAAGATTCGATTGGAAAGTCGTTCGAAGGCTTCGCGCAACTTCGCGACGACCTCCAGTCGCTTCCCGAGACGCTCCGGCCGCTTCTCATTGCCGACACACTCATCCGGTTTGCAAACGGCATGGTGTACGTCTTCTTCGTCATCGTCGTCACCGACTTCCTCAAAGTCGGATTCACGGGTTTCGGCGTCTCGCTTCGGCCGGATGCCTTCTTCGGAATCTTGCTCGGCGTCGAGATGGTCGTTGCGCTCTTGACGAAACTCCCCGTCTCGAAACTCGCCGAGCGGACCGGTCTCAAACCGGTTGTCGGACTCGGTTTTTCCGTTTACGCCATCTTCCCCGTCCTTCTCATCTTCGCGCCACGTAACCAGTGGGTACTCGTCGCGCTCTTTGCCTTCTCGGGGCTCCGTTTCGCTGGTCTCCCGGCCCACAAAGCGCTCATCGTCGGTCCGGCCGAGCGAAATGCCGGTGGCCGCGTAACTGGGGCCTACTACCTGATTCGAAACACGGTGGTCATCCCGAGTGCGGCACTCGGCGGCTGGCTCTATGCGAACGACCCGACTGTCGCATTCTCTGTCGCGTCGCTCGTCGGTATCGCCGGAGTTGGCTACTTCGCACTTCGCGGAAAAGAGTTCGAGGCGTACGCGAGCGGGGCGTAG
- a CDS encoding NADPH-dependent F420 reductase yields MNIGILGAGRLGGTLSQLFVEAGHEVAVANASGPESMEDLSEVLGPQLHTVPPVRAIQFGDVVFLAIPFRKRDSLPDAHHFAEKVVVDAMNPYTENFHVMDLGDDTSSELVAAQLPDATVVKAFNTIHWETLRDFGHPELPESERIAIFLAGDDPDAKVVVADLIRDLGFGPVDVGGLVSGGELLEPGSALYKREISTEEARKTVRRLRAQ; encoded by the coding sequence ATGAATATTGGGATACTCGGTGCTGGTCGACTCGGCGGAACGCTGTCCCAACTGTTTGTCGAGGCAGGCCACGAGGTCGCCGTCGCGAACGCGAGTGGTCCCGAGTCTATGGAGGACCTGTCTGAGGTACTTGGGCCGCAACTCCACACGGTGCCCCCGGTTCGTGCGATTCAGTTCGGCGATGTCGTTTTCCTCGCGATTCCCTTCAGAAAGCGTGACTCGCTTCCCGATGCCCATCACTTCGCAGAGAAGGTAGTCGTCGACGCGATGAATCCGTACACGGAGAACTTCCACGTGATGGACCTCGGCGATGACACCTCGTCAGAACTCGTCGCAGCACAACTCCCGGATGCAACGGTAGTCAAGGCGTTCAACACGATACACTGGGAGACACTTCGCGACTTCGGGCATCCCGAACTGCCGGAGTCGGAGCGAATCGCTATCTTCCTTGCAGGCGACGACCCGGATGCCAAGGTAGTCGTTGCCGACCTGATACGCGACCTCGGATTTGGCCCGGTCGATGTCGGTGGTCTCGTCTCCGGAGGTGAACTGTTGGAACCCGGCTCTGCGTTGTATAAACGCGAGATATCGACGGAAGAAGCTCGCAAGACCGTGCGAAGGCTGCGTGCTCAGTAA
- a CDS encoding HalOD1 output domain-containing protein — MMAQTKRWKNSRVTYDEATGAYRVDRDTGEPLSTNVVLSVAAIEGVQPTHLPPLANTIDPDALDSLFGCSNDAILSFSYAGYRVTLDAIGSLEVVPVGNPQTLQ; from the coding sequence ATGATGGCACAGACGAAACGATGGAAGAATTCACGCGTAACGTACGACGAGGCTACCGGGGCATACCGAGTCGACCGCGATACTGGAGAACCACTGAGTACGAATGTGGTCTTAAGTGTTGCAGCAATTGAGGGTGTTCAGCCAACACATCTCCCACCACTCGCCAACACTATCGACCCAGATGCGCTCGACTCCTTGTTTGGTTGTTCGAACGATGCAATCCTCTCCTTTTCTTATGCCGGGTACCGAGTTACGCTCGATGCAATCGGTTCCCTCGAAGTGGTCCCCGTCGGCAACCCCCAGACCCTCCAGTAA